A single window of Pseudomonas lijiangensis DNA harbors:
- a CDS encoding dermonecrotic toxin domain-containing protein → MSQITIPWYYQDTLKQHFSDDLDAAVESSRISVAQKQWLQRLIDEPESQSHSPPLPRVDRLLSNTGTPLSGALSSAWMISDPEDSSAPVFLCTVLDGIQRFVDRQSLLQALNQRFQVHATQAPLLEAELITGNLFTQRMWGIVEQQAGHLERLHAELDRLPSLTQAIGYNLQRELDQRLLRGRVDVFEHRLQLLADNDKVAGTLTLADAAFLDHATGTANLDPGQRRRFLDSRGAVLDEQQAEPWVSALAHANKGLLSAYERLLDDYWNVHLPDGISLREYMSQALVESFAHELMHNKVSETLSTDAWRLLSGLLHKPHIAPDPLVCSIWQPSLVFNDLSVCKLAGSFVVHFKDAPDWFYLYSTAHGFSRFSGIQALNEHFKSVAVLAEQLPLTSIDVHRALHDHSVQSVELGRLRSPLFAAMLQTIIDLQWRNLAHVLSMQPIHYQRAAVRVDDALDIRQCIDRRLPMLQHTWRWSASKSKFAQRWADIETTAEFTAEDLDRVLYEPRHTWGSQLESLYQSIDAECQLHGKVVDCVTQTLNLYLAVQGSLYMDVADLAVQIDSQTNVRLISLALERVCGRATGPLPDSARVVASDPAVRVDAPNLPIDLLEWMLERVGKEFVRRYEHRLRSFFSRPLRWFDNQVNPLKLDSHIRECALRQVLAIARTKKHLDVQSLDMFQQVLDHPSFKLREAMGIQLVDVYTMDLIVSPNLAPRTLANTLVLIQPEMPDTCVMWSMVDGMSRYESIQALEESLTTSMHSPSLRLAWLAQLPTADRAYVKEYLNGLEGPPRVKVNLSRVVEPVIQTLQRIDIERHYQDSIRVCEQSLRRKLPWNTLRDALRESECDSHNRFLLDRIGGVMNMMASEVLLPGWLKSVPLEQLRVLSWLVERWFVASMSGENYLFDLPDPAEYSRSRLLPRLQADFPDRDLDPDMITVTVTHYITESVPVGQTPYGAGAVRSRQSSSLTDYAVGRFPFYLDGVLTVSLPGVEKADNPLTMNYVRDLVEDLDLGAGYRALLAMKFKPGTEEYIKRRTCYVEQVTPLEIFRNYTMLLKDEVSPEAFLLLQSVLSMPDGIARQPVKGRDIIISPLQLRVSPNWTPHTVLGVFIIAPRAPASGRWVIYTLFNSGYQVREFEDEAALLAAIHTDSDFQKMLLERLPAPARYLYEHGGFREPHLPVIYGSDFEMPARPEPVRIVVEPIMGNALHAMFDSTALLLQWWFSRLSVTNVEARSADTRFLWGMGTQLLMTLLPGRLGMLLGAWQSVSLLESSIRDVRKMEWSQAAAELLSAIGSLILVRQTREEEVVLTESESPTGAVADVKLESRAVPAPEWAIETQIFTWGNKSLTPELWARLRTLQATDVALSSMVKDPILNNYRDTASGNTYIVLSGAVFHIEKDANGWRIVGGPRVSLHADGWRLDLKLGLSGGGGTVSYLRSSVVEMSADDLIVYQSSSMAEIRRLWPERAEKIREAHTLAREYLENCIDNLQNRNPDGTAALTGVRTILADFFDAPVVSVQLHEMVLSAVRKLYSALTDATFSPFNSERYVIGQRKSIMEDISAFVYPRDPKKRLYMTERFFRDPPVSLRASVVQANTFHPGIHSRAAVMLHELTHLFCGAEDITYLDATMPFTDLLASTSSYYSGVKNDIIRHQHGLSYRTPRNELFRIQRDDGNWYDVSDKAARKLIFKVTGVSKLEKARELFYVDVHKRAKIILGNADSLALLVTLLGREAMVG, encoded by the coding sequence ATGAGCCAGATCACAATACCCTGGTATTACCAGGACACCCTCAAACAGCATTTTTCCGATGACCTTGACGCGGCTGTCGAGAGCTCCAGGATCAGCGTCGCTCAGAAGCAATGGTTGCAGCGTCTGATCGATGAGCCGGAGTCTCAATCGCACTCGCCACCGCTGCCGCGGGTCGATCGTCTGCTCAGCAATACCGGCACCCCCCTGAGCGGTGCCTTGTCCAGTGCCTGGATGATCAGCGACCCGGAAGACAGCTCGGCCCCGGTATTTCTCTGTACCGTGCTGGATGGCATCCAGCGTTTCGTTGACCGTCAAAGCCTGCTTCAGGCCCTCAATCAGCGCTTTCAGGTTCATGCTACCCAGGCTCCATTGCTGGAGGCCGAGTTGATCACGGGCAACCTGTTCACCCAGCGTATGTGGGGCATTGTCGAACAGCAGGCAGGACATCTGGAGCGTCTGCATGCCGAGCTCGACCGTTTGCCGTCATTGACACAGGCCATTGGCTACAACCTGCAGCGTGAACTCGATCAGCGCTTGTTGCGGGGGCGTGTCGATGTGTTCGAGCATCGTCTGCAACTGTTAGCCGACAACGATAAAGTGGCAGGTACCCTGACACTGGCCGATGCCGCATTTCTGGATCATGCCACCGGTACGGCGAATCTCGATCCGGGGCAACGCCGTCGCTTCCTGGATTCCAGAGGCGCGGTGCTGGATGAACAACAGGCCGAGCCTTGGGTGAGTGCCCTGGCTCATGCGAATAAGGGATTGCTTTCAGCTTACGAAAGGTTGCTGGACGACTACTGGAACGTGCATCTGCCCGACGGGATCTCGTTACGCGAATACATGTCCCAGGCGTTGGTCGAGTCCTTTGCTCATGAATTGATGCACAACAAGGTTTCAGAGACGCTGAGCACCGATGCATGGCGTCTGCTGTCGGGCTTGCTGCACAAGCCGCACATTGCTCCCGACCCTCTCGTCTGCAGCATCTGGCAGCCATCGCTCGTGTTCAATGACTTGAGTGTCTGCAAGCTGGCGGGCTCGTTTGTGGTGCACTTCAAGGACGCGCCAGACTGGTTTTACCTGTATTCGACGGCTCACGGTTTCAGTCGCTTCTCAGGTATACAGGCGCTCAACGAGCATTTCAAAAGCGTGGCGGTGCTTGCCGAACAGCTGCCCTTGACTTCGATCGATGTGCATCGTGCCTTGCACGATCATTCGGTCCAGAGCGTCGAGCTCGGCCGGCTCAGATCTCCGTTATTCGCTGCCATGCTGCAGACCATCATTGATCTTCAGTGGCGAAACCTGGCTCATGTATTGAGCATGCAGCCCATTCATTATCAGCGCGCCGCCGTGCGTGTGGATGATGCGCTGGACATACGTCAGTGTATCGATCGGCGTCTGCCGATGTTGCAACATACCTGGCGCTGGTCTGCCAGCAAGAGCAAGTTTGCACAGCGTTGGGCTGACATAGAAACCACTGCCGAGTTTACTGCCGAAGATCTGGACCGCGTGCTTTACGAGCCCCGCCACACCTGGGGATCACAGCTGGAATCGCTGTATCAGTCCATTGACGCCGAGTGTCAGCTGCACGGAAAGGTGGTGGACTGCGTGACCCAAACGCTCAATCTCTATCTGGCCGTACAGGGCAGCCTGTATATGGATGTCGCCGATCTGGCGGTGCAGATCGACAGCCAGACCAACGTGCGGCTGATTTCTCTGGCCCTGGAGCGGGTTTGCGGACGTGCCACTGGCCCGTTGCCTGATAGTGCTCGAGTTGTGGCAAGCGACCCGGCTGTGCGGGTGGATGCGCCAAACCTGCCCATCGATCTGCTGGAGTGGATGCTGGAGCGTGTGGGCAAGGAGTTCGTTCGGCGTTACGAACACAGGCTGCGCAGCTTTTTCTCAAGACCCTTGCGCTGGTTCGACAATCAGGTAAATCCGTTGAAGCTGGATTCGCATATACGTGAATGCGCCTTGCGTCAGGTGTTGGCTATTGCACGGACCAAAAAGCATCTGGATGTGCAGAGTCTGGACATGTTCCAGCAGGTGCTCGACCACCCATCCTTCAAACTGCGCGAAGCGATGGGCATTCAGTTGGTAGACGTCTATACCATGGACCTGATCGTTTCTCCGAATCTTGCGCCCAGGACTCTGGCAAACACCCTGGTACTGATCCAGCCGGAGATGCCCGACACCTGTGTGATGTGGTCCATGGTCGATGGCATGAGTCGTTACGAGTCCATCCAGGCTCTGGAAGAAAGCCTGACCACCAGCATGCATTCGCCCTCTCTGCGTCTGGCCTGGCTTGCTCAACTGCCAACTGCGGACCGTGCCTACGTGAAGGAATACCTCAACGGCCTTGAAGGTCCTCCGAGGGTTAAGGTGAACCTCTCCCGTGTGGTCGAGCCTGTCATCCAGACATTGCAGCGCATCGATATCGAGCGCCATTACCAGGACAGCATACGGGTCTGCGAGCAGTCGTTGCGCCGCAAACTGCCCTGGAATACCTTGCGCGATGCCCTCAGGGAAAGTGAGTGCGACAGCCACAACAGGTTTCTGCTGGACCGTATTGGTGGCGTCATGAACATGATGGCTTCCGAGGTCCTGCTGCCCGGCTGGCTCAAGAGTGTGCCCCTGGAGCAATTGCGCGTCCTGTCATGGCTGGTCGAGCGCTGGTTCGTGGCCAGCATGTCGGGGGAGAATTACCTGTTCGATCTCCCGGATCCTGCGGAGTATTCCCGCTCAAGGCTTCTACCCCGTCTGCAGGCCGATTTCCCGGACCGTGATCTTGACCCGGACATGATCACGGTCACTGTAACGCATTACATTACCGAGTCTGTGCCTGTCGGCCAGACGCCTTACGGGGCTGGAGCGGTGAGAAGTCGTCAGAGCTCCAGCCTCACGGATTACGCTGTCGGTCGCTTTCCCTTCTATCTCGATGGTGTGTTGACGGTCAGCCTTCCCGGCGTGGAAAAAGCCGACAACCCGCTCACGATGAATTATGTACGCGATCTGGTCGAAGACCTGGATCTGGGAGCCGGATACCGCGCCTTGCTCGCCATGAAGTTCAAACCCGGCACTGAGGAATATATAAAGCGCCGTACCTGCTACGTTGAGCAGGTAACGCCGCTGGAGATATTCAGAAACTACACCATGTTGCTCAAGGATGAGGTAAGCCCTGAGGCCTTCCTTTTACTTCAGTCTGTGCTGAGCATGCCCGATGGTATTGCACGTCAGCCGGTGAAGGGGCGGGATATCATCATCAGCCCGCTGCAACTTCGGGTGTCACCCAACTGGACGCCGCACACGGTGCTCGGGGTCTTCATCATTGCGCCACGTGCGCCAGCATCCGGTCGCTGGGTGATCTACACATTGTTCAACTCCGGTTACCAGGTGCGGGAGTTCGAGGACGAAGCCGCATTATTGGCCGCGATCCACACTGACTCCGATTTTCAGAAAATGCTTCTTGAGCGTCTTCCTGCGCCAGCGCGTTATCTCTATGAACACGGCGGTTTCAGAGAGCCGCATCTACCGGTCATATACGGGTCTGATTTCGAGATGCCTGCACGGCCTGAACCGGTCAGGATCGTCGTCGAGCCGATCATGGGCAACGCCCTGCACGCGATGTTCGACAGCACCGCACTGTTGTTGCAATGGTGGTTTTCCCGGTTGAGCGTAACCAACGTTGAAGCGCGTAGCGCCGATACCCGTTTTCTCTGGGGTATGGGGACGCAGTTGTTGATGACATTGCTTCCGGGGCGGCTGGGCATGCTGCTTGGAGCGTGGCAGAGCGTCAGTCTGCTGGAAAGCTCGATCAGGGATGTCAGGAAAATGGAGTGGAGCCAGGCCGCTGCGGAGTTGCTGTCGGCGATAGGTTCACTGATTCTTGTCCGGCAGACCCGAGAGGAAGAAGTGGTTCTGACCGAGTCAGAATCCCCTACGGGAGCCGTCGCTGACGTCAAGCTTGAATCCAGGGCTGTACCTGCACCGGAATGGGCGATCGAAACGCAGATCTTCACGTGGGGCAACAAAAGCCTGACACCGGAGTTGTGGGCGCGATTACGTACGTTGCAGGCCACTGATGTGGCGCTGAGCAGTATGGTCAAGGACCCGATTTTGAACAATTACCGGGACACGGCCAGCGGCAATACCTATATCGTGCTGTCGGGAGCGGTCTTTCATATCGAAAAGGATGCCAACGGCTGGCGTATTGTCGGTGGGCCCAGGGTCAGCCTGCATGCCGACGGCTGGCGGCTGGACCTGAAGCTGGGACTCAGTGGCGGCGGTGGTACCGTGTCGTACTTGAGAAGCAGTGTCGTCGAAATGAGCGCCGATGACCTCATTGTGTATCAGTCCAGCAGCATGGCCGAGATACGCCGTTTATGGCCCGAGCGTGCTGAAAAGATTCGTGAGGCCCATACCCTTGCCCGTGAATACCTGGAAAACTGCATTGATAACCTGCAGAACCGCAATCCCGATGGAACCGCTGCGCTCACTGGTGTCCGGACCATCCTGGCAGATTTCTTCGATGCGCCCGTCGTTTCCGTTCAGCTTCACGAGATGGTCCTGAGTGCGGTCAGAAAACTCTACAGTGCGCTCACGGACGCCACGTTCTCGCCGTTCAACTCTGAGCGTTACGTGATAGGGCAGCGCAAGTCGATCATGGAGGATATTTCAGCCTTCGTTTATCCCAGAGATCCGAAAAAACGCCTCTATATGACCGAACGATTCTTCAGGGATCCTCCCGTGTCTCTCAGGGCCAGTGTGGTTCAGGCGAATACGTTTCATCCGGGCATTCATTCCCGGGCGGCGGTCATGCTCCACGAACTGACGCACCTGTTCTGCGGAGCCGAAGACATCACTTATCTCGATGCCACGATGCCCTTTACCGACCTGCTGGCAAGCACGTCGTCTTATTACAGTGGGGTCAAGAACGACATTATTCGTCATCAGCATGGCCTGTCCTACCGCACGCCACGCAATGAGTTGTTCCGCATCCAGCGCGATGACGGTAACTGGTATGACGTTTCCGACAAGGCAGCCAGGAAACTGATTTTCAAGGTCACGGGTGTAAGCAAGCTGGAGAAAGCGCGTGAGCTCTTCTACGTCGATGTACACAAGCGAGCGAAGATCATTCTTGGGAATGCCGACTCATTGGCCCTGCTGGTAACGTTGCTGGGGCGCGAAGCGATGGTTGGATAG
- a CDS encoding dermonecrotic toxin domain-containing protein: MPASTAPYFYSDSLKRRFTQSLTEAISDSRITIRECEWLKRLAEISNNILEASPHPRVDRLIMEDGAPIHAELASALLISDPTRTDAPVFLSTLLFGIERFETRQALLDLLNERYAHSASQPLRLDAELIEGPLFERQMELILQQQMEHLNALSDCLHQLPSLQTVLAQALQENLREQLPQSPINVFRDMSQTLSDPAQTPHGAVAPGVLYAQYLSSTVLDEYDAQSTSSKSAQRFLGAYGQVLSEDQALPYVQSITRTVQELSASYERSLVDYWEQELECGLTMTVFAGYALAESFRQKLLSSREEGGLTSFEFRRLRSLLPSPSATPGKDWVHVHRISVSIEGQGPVKILGVLLIQFATGSLPGFYMFSMVEGFRRFADEQAVATHFGTEAGRLELLRYSSLNDHGVLGASGRVQIQMSLIEHSLFSEHAGSVIALQKRNLEYVLGLPSVSHRLATVRIDDALDIRGLLDSRLYGLHDSGRWRSGVFLPEYSLSLEQVPKSLFAEKKFESDFLASWGEQLHEMDDVVRLLGQLYAGVASCMRHALNRYLAVIGNHLLDARRLWGHIPGKEAKSLVSMAFEEVVKEGSGIWSESWKLSDSSDPALASSMNLLPPRLAGKIVSLVQRDFARRYELQLKSLYRKPVRLLDTRIYPDRLSELVREQTLRLELEIERRRGTIDADALDMLQQVLDRPLRSLRAVFGSQRVEAFALALKLDGIARHIPLTNTFVLFDSTRDAQYLMWSLHMGFKVLEPGQDIDSLVSSWLVRLDHRSYVLDLLNESDKPVVRQYCEANELPTVHLELTRIEEHFIRFLEDAENGRQRQGDLLQYERVRTWKLKPELFRNALDLAEHDDSKRRIVGRLGTRLQMMQGDVLLSKWIKAASIDDQIMLLGIWQRFYATHDRKKDFLFEIPDIHEYAQRKLSERLEADFPGQDLTPEQVSVTLTRYTPAPVAPGEVPQSLPVATTRVSESLTDFAIDRFFSAQDGVVSISLKEGFQPVSSLTAGYIRQMVRSLDIAANYRLMVAQKLDEKSADYAVRENNYIDQVPSYELLKAFQLKLMGLMTMEGYDALESVMTMPDGVARVPFKGRDITISPLQLLRADTGWAPDNVMGVYVIAPGTPQEGPWVLYSVLGGALSIKEYANRNALLADIRTSSSLQDFILGRLDPATRHVYANGGFLEPHLSFSVESSLDVPWTRPAPVDIRTTPYKGNALQLLFKGTLETFKQLIEDDSVTNTENDRAASKYLWGLLGEQILSFLPGRLGALVGVWQSRTLFQASIHAVADKHWGKAASEFTAALSMVISSRKKSKEEFAEQLEEPEEVLAPEDTSFRFRWGNNVLSSQLQGRLRQLEVRDVALNELYKDNLLNTYRDKRTQKEYVAIQGKVYQVQLSENNWRIVGKDQPGPGIRLNIKQQWELDLAGLKGGGPVVSRFQNRMVNLDVDRYMVIEARGMSEIRQVFRDRTELIADAHNQARKYLENALDNLKGHSENLHPRCMQILSEFFSYSHPDARLIDSVRDSLTTLYGALMDPSLSPHDSDRYVVGINRPAHHDSTAFVFVYDPMKRIFLTDKFFRLPYYRLKVSAIRTGEFNMGSHHRGTILLHEVSHLCLNTEDIAYVDSNAPFYDLMEDTAEFRKRLKDEVVAAQRDTLSYYTDRSKLFAQLNDGTFKDLKHREGGAKAAVLRITGKNNLSQARDVFYADPRVRSEIMLNNADSLALLTSLLGRVSFPHVS; the protein is encoded by the coding sequence ATGCCTGCATCAACAGCTCCGTATTTCTATAGCGATTCGCTTAAACGCCGATTCACCCAGAGCCTGACTGAGGCCATCAGTGACAGCCGGATCACTATTCGCGAATGCGAGTGGCTCAAGCGTCTGGCCGAGATATCCAACAACATTCTGGAGGCTTCGCCCCACCCACGGGTCGACAGGTTGATCATGGAAGACGGTGCGCCGATTCATGCGGAACTGGCCTCTGCGTTATTGATCAGTGACCCGACCCGCACCGATGCACCTGTATTTCTGAGCACCCTGCTTTTTGGGATCGAGCGGTTCGAGACTCGACAGGCATTGCTCGACCTGCTGAACGAACGTTATGCCCACAGTGCGAGTCAACCGCTTCGACTGGATGCTGAACTGATCGAGGGCCCTTTGTTCGAGCGCCAGATGGAGCTGATTCTTCAGCAGCAGATGGAGCACCTGAATGCCTTGTCCGATTGCCTGCATCAGTTGCCTTCCCTGCAGACGGTATTGGCGCAGGCACTGCAGGAGAACCTGCGCGAGCAACTGCCTCAATCGCCCATCAACGTGTTTCGCGACATGTCGCAGACTCTCAGTGACCCGGCTCAAACTCCCCATGGGGCTGTGGCGCCCGGTGTCCTTTATGCGCAGTATCTGTCCAGCACCGTACTGGATGAGTATGACGCCCAGTCCACGTCCTCCAAGTCGGCGCAGCGTTTTCTCGGAGCCTATGGTCAGGTGCTTTCCGAGGATCAGGCACTGCCCTACGTTCAGTCCATTACCCGAACCGTGCAAGAGCTATCCGCCAGCTATGAAAGATCCCTTGTCGATTACTGGGAGCAGGAGCTCGAGTGCGGGCTGACGATGACGGTATTTGCCGGGTATGCGCTGGCCGAGTCATTTCGTCAGAAGCTGTTGTCGTCCAGGGAAGAAGGGGGGCTGACCTCGTTCGAGTTCCGTCGTTTGCGATCTCTTCTGCCATCGCCCAGCGCCACTCCCGGCAAGGATTGGGTTCATGTACACAGGATTTCGGTCAGTATTGAAGGGCAAGGACCGGTCAAGATTCTGGGCGTACTGCTGATCCAGTTCGCGACAGGCTCGTTACCGGGTTTCTACATGTTTTCTATGGTGGAGGGCTTTCGCCGTTTTGCTGATGAGCAGGCGGTGGCCACGCATTTCGGAACCGAGGCAGGGCGTCTCGAACTGTTGCGTTATTCCTCCTTGAACGACCATGGGGTGCTGGGTGCTTCTGGTCGTGTACAGATACAAATGAGCCTGATCGAGCACTCATTGTTCAGTGAGCATGCCGGATCTGTCATCGCCCTGCAGAAGAGAAATCTGGAGTACGTGCTGGGGTTGCCTTCTGTTTCCCATCGTCTGGCGACTGTTCGGATCGACGATGCGCTGGATATTCGGGGGCTGCTGGATAGTCGGCTGTATGGGCTTCATGACTCCGGACGATGGCGCTCGGGTGTTTTTCTCCCTGAGTATTCGTTGAGTCTGGAGCAGGTTCCGAAGAGCCTGTTCGCTGAAAAGAAATTCGAAAGTGACTTTCTGGCCTCCTGGGGCGAGCAACTGCATGAGATGGATGATGTGGTCCGGCTTTTGGGGCAGTTGTACGCGGGGGTTGCCAGTTGCATGCGCCATGCTCTGAACCGGTATCTGGCAGTCATCGGCAATCACCTTCTCGATGCGCGCAGGCTTTGGGGGCATATTCCGGGCAAAGAAGCCAAAAGCCTTGTTTCTATGGCGTTTGAAGAGGTCGTCAAGGAAGGCTCGGGTATCTGGTCTGAAAGCTGGAAACTGAGCGATTCATCGGACCCGGCCCTGGCCAGTTCCATGAATCTGTTACCGCCCCGGTTGGCGGGGAAAATCGTTTCTCTGGTGCAGCGCGATTTTGCCCGCAGGTATGAGTTACAGCTCAAGAGTCTTTACCGCAAACCGGTGCGGCTGCTCGATACCCGGATTTATCCAGACAGGCTGTCGGAGCTTGTTCGTGAGCAAACGCTACGCCTTGAACTGGAGATCGAGCGACGTCGCGGCACGATCGACGCGGATGCGCTGGACATGCTCCAACAGGTTCTGGACAGGCCTTTGCGTAGTTTGAGAGCCGTTTTTGGCAGCCAGCGTGTCGAGGCTTTTGCGCTGGCCCTCAAGCTTGATGGCATAGCGCGCCACATTCCCCTGACCAATACCTTCGTGTTGTTTGATTCGACGCGCGATGCTCAATACCTCATGTGGTCCTTGCACATGGGGTTCAAGGTGCTTGAGCCCGGTCAGGATATCGATAGCCTCGTCAGCTCCTGGCTCGTTCGTCTTGACCATCGCAGTTATGTGCTGGACCTCTTGAATGAGTCGGACAAGCCTGTGGTGCGTCAGTATTGCGAGGCCAATGAACTGCCGACTGTTCATCTTGAACTGACACGTATCGAGGAGCATTTCATTCGGTTTCTGGAAGATGCCGAAAACGGGCGTCAGCGGCAAGGGGACCTGCTTCAGTACGAGCGGGTGCGCACATGGAAACTCAAACCCGAACTGTTTCGCAATGCACTTGATCTGGCTGAGCATGATGACAGCAAGCGGCGGATAGTCGGACGCCTGGGCACCCGGTTGCAAATGATGCAAGGCGATGTGCTGCTTTCCAAGTGGATCAAAGCCGCCTCCATTGATGACCAGATAATGTTATTGGGGATATGGCAGCGCTTCTATGCAACCCACGACCGTAAAAAGGATTTTCTGTTCGAAATTCCTGATATTCACGAGTATGCACAACGCAAGTTGTCCGAAAGGCTGGAGGCAGATTTTCCGGGGCAGGACCTCACGCCTGAACAAGTGAGCGTTACCCTGACGCGTTACACCCCTGCACCAGTCGCACCGGGAGAGGTTCCACAGTCATTACCTGTCGCCACTACACGGGTCAGTGAAAGCCTCACCGACTTTGCCATTGACCGATTCTTTTCAGCCCAGGATGGTGTCGTGTCCATCTCGTTGAAAGAGGGCTTTCAGCCGGTTTCCTCACTGACGGCAGGGTACATTCGCCAGATGGTTCGCTCACTGGATATCGCAGCAAACTACCGATTGATGGTGGCGCAGAAGCTCGATGAAAAGTCCGCGGATTACGCCGTCCGGGAAAACAACTACATCGATCAGGTACCGTCTTATGAATTGTTGAAGGCTTTCCAGCTCAAGCTCATGGGGCTTATGACCATGGAAGGCTATGACGCCCTCGAAAGTGTCATGACCATGCCTGACGGTGTTGCGCGAGTACCTTTCAAGGGACGCGATATCACCATCAGCCCCTTGCAACTGTTACGTGCCGATACCGGTTGGGCGCCCGACAACGTCATGGGTGTCTATGTGATTGCACCCGGTACGCCTCAGGAAGGTCCATGGGTGCTGTATTCGGTACTCGGCGGTGCATTGTCGATCAAGGAATATGCCAACAGGAATGCGCTGCTGGCCGATATCCGGACTTCCAGCAGTTTGCAGGATTTCATCCTGGGACGCCTTGATCCGGCAACTCGGCATGTTTATGCCAATGGCGGTTTTCTGGAGCCGCATCTTTCGTTCAGTGTCGAGTCTTCCCTTGATGTTCCCTGGACACGTCCGGCGCCTGTGGATATCAGAACGACGCCTTACAAGGGGAATGCCCTGCAATTACTGTTCAAGGGGACCCTGGAGACCTTCAAGCAGCTCATTGAGGATGACAGCGTTACCAATACAGAGAATGATCGGGCCGCTTCCAAATATCTATGGGGCCTGCTGGGCGAGCAGATCTTGTCGTTCCTGCCGGGCAGGCTGGGTGCGCTTGTGGGTGTCTGGCAAAGCCGGACCCTGTTTCAGGCTTCTATTCACGCTGTTGCAGACAAGCACTGGGGCAAGGCCGCCTCGGAGTTCACGGCGGCGCTGAGCATGGTGATATCTTCCCGGAAAAAATCCAAGGAGGAGTTTGCCGAACAGCTTGAAGAGCCTGAAGAGGTGCTGGCACCTGAAGACACGTCTTTCAGGTTTCGCTGGGGCAACAATGTTCTCTCGTCGCAGTTGCAAGGGCGGTTGCGCCAGCTTGAAGTCCGGGATGTGGCCTTGAACGAGTTGTACAAGGACAACCTGCTCAATACCTACCGCGACAAGCGTACCCAAAAAGAGTATGTCGCGATTCAAGGAAAGGTTTATCAGGTCCAGTTGAGTGAAAACAATTGGCGCATTGTCGGTAAGGATCAGCCGGGGCCAGGGATCAGGCTCAACATAAAACAGCAATGGGAACTGGACCTTGCAGGGCTCAAGGGCGGCGGCCCGGTCGTGAGCCGCTTTCAAAATAGAATGGTCAACCTGGATGTCGACAGGTATATGGTGATCGAGGCCAGGGGGATGTCTGAAATTCGCCAGGTATTCCGCGACCGGACGGAGTTGATCGCCGATGCCCACAACCAGGCCCGGAAATACCTGGAGAACGCCCTGGATAATCTCAAGGGGCACTCGGAAAACCTTCATCCTCGATGTATGCAAATCCTCTCGGAGTTTTTCAGTTATTCACACCCCGATGCGCGTCTGATCGATTCTGTCAGAGACTCTCTCACCACCTTGTATGGTGCCCTGATGGACCCTTCGCTTTCGCCCCATGACTCGGATCGTTATGTCGTCGGGATCAACAGGCCTGCCCATCATGACTCCACGGCATTTGTATTCGTTTACGATCCGATGAAGCGGATCTTCCTGACCGACAAGTTCTTTCGTCTGCCTTACTATCGCCTCAAGGTTTCAGCCATTCGTACGGGCGAGTTCAATATGGGGTCGCATCATCGTGGCACGATCCTGCTTCATGAGGTTTCCCATCTGTGCCTGAATACGGAAGACATTGCTTATGTCGACTCTAATGCACCGTTCTATGATCTCATGGAGGACACGGCTGAGTTCAGGAAGCGTCTCAAGGACGAGGTGGTGGCTGCGCAGAGGGACACGTTGTCCTATTACACCGATCGCAGCAAACTGTTTGCACAACTGAACGACGGGACGTTCAAGGATCTGAAACATCGCGAGGGGGGCGCAAAGGCTGCGGTTTTACGTATCACCGGCAAGAACAACCTGTCGCAAGCGCGGGATGTCTTTTATGCCGATCCTCGCGTGCGCAGTGAAATCATGTTGAATAATGCCGATTCACTGGCCTTGTTGACGTCCTTGCTCGGGCGGGTGAGTTTCCCTCATGTGTCTTGA
- a CDS encoding NADPH-dependent FMN reductase: protein MSQIHSIAVLVGSLRKDSINRKIALALADLAPDTLKLNIVEIGDLPLYNEDIDGASAPQAYTRFREQLAAADGLLFVTPEYNRSVPGALKNAIDVGSRPYGKSAFSGKPGAVISASPGAIGGFGANHHLRQSLVFLDVPCLQQPEAYLGNAGTFFDEAGTLSEKTRPFLQTFINAYAVWVEKNRKAG, encoded by the coding sequence ATGAGCCAGATTCACTCCATCGCCGTATTGGTTGGCAGCCTGAGAAAAGACTCCATCAACCGCAAGATCGCGCTCGCATTGGCTGATCTGGCCCCTGACACACTGAAGTTGAATATTGTCGAGATCGGTGACCTGCCGCTGTACAACGAAGACATTGATGGCGCTTCGGCTCCGCAGGCTTACACGAGATTTCGCGAGCAGCTTGCAGCCGCAGATGGCCTGTTGTTCGTTACCCCCGAATACAACCGCTCGGTGCCGGGCGCGCTGAAAAACGCCATCGATGTGGGCTCGCGTCCTTATGGCAAAAGTGCTTTCAGTGGCAAGCCGGGCGCGGTGATCAGTGCGTCTCCCGGCGCGATCGGCGGCTTCGGTGCCAATCACCACTTGCGTCAGTCGCTGGTCTTTCTGGATGTGCCTTGCCTGCAGCAGCCCGAAGCCTATCTGGGCAATGCCGGCACCTTTTTCGACGAGGCCGGTACGCTGTCGGAGAAGACTCGCCCGTTCCTGCAAACCTTCATCAATGCCTACGCTGTGTGGGTCGAGAAAAACCGCAAGGCTGGCTGA